Proteins encoded within one genomic window of Streptomyces kaniharaensis:
- a CDS encoding IS4 family transposase codes for MARVGQVKSPAGERLSDRIAIGVLTQAFPPGLVDEVIAETGRGEKRSRLLPARVVVYFVLAMCLFFGQGYEEVARLLGEGLGDGRRSWRVPTTAAIGRARRRLGPEPLRLLFARVCRPVVVPGTAGAWYRRWQPVAVDGTTLDLADTEANDEFFGRPGSGRGSGAFPQARLVGLAECGTHTVFGAALGPLSVSEQTLSRQLFAHLRAGMLLLADRGFYGFELWQQARATGADLLWRVKKNAALPVTRVLDDGSYLSTIHAERDRGTRRNPVTVRVVEYTLARTGEATVYRLVTTLLDPKEAPAAELAALYVQRWEIETTLDEIKTHQRGPRLVLRSKYPWGVEQEVYGLLLVHYAIRQLMHQAALHQGIDPDRLSFTRSLRVVRRQVPAQAGLSPRQTRQGTHPHPG; via the coding sequence GTGGCGAGGGTGGGGCAGGTCAAGTCGCCTGCGGGTGAGCGGTTGTCGGACCGGATCGCGATCGGGGTGCTGACCCAGGCGTTTCCGCCGGGTCTGGTCGATGAGGTGATCGCCGAGACCGGGCGGGGCGAGAAACGCAGCCGTCTGCTGCCGGCGCGGGTGGTCGTGTACTTCGTCCTGGCGATGTGCCTGTTCTTCGGGCAGGGCTATGAAGAGGTCGCCCGGCTGCTGGGTGAGGGGCTCGGGGACGGGCGGCGGTCGTGGCGGGTGCCCACGACCGCCGCGATCGGGCGGGCCCGCCGGCGGCTGGGCCCGGAGCCCTTGCGGCTGCTGTTCGCGCGGGTATGCCGTCCGGTGGTGGTGCCCGGGACGGCGGGTGCCTGGTACCGGCGCTGGCAGCCGGTCGCGGTGGACGGGACCACGCTGGACCTGGCGGACACCGAGGCCAACGACGAATTCTTCGGCCGGCCGGGATCAGGGCGCGGGAGCGGCGCGTTCCCGCAGGCCAGGCTGGTCGGGCTGGCGGAGTGCGGCACCCACACCGTGTTCGGCGCCGCGTTGGGGCCGCTGTCGGTCAGCGAGCAGACCCTGTCCCGGCAGTTGTTCGCTCACCTGCGGGCGGGGATGCTGCTGCTGGCCGATCGCGGCTTCTACGGGTTCGAGCTGTGGCAGCAGGCGCGGGCCACCGGCGCGGACCTGCTGTGGCGGGTCAAGAAGAACGCGGCGCTGCCGGTGACGCGGGTGCTCGACGACGGCTCCTACCTCAGCACGATCCACGCCGAGCGGGACCGCGGGACGCGCCGCAACCCGGTGACGGTGCGGGTCGTGGAGTACACCCTGGCCCGCACTGGCGAGGCAACCGTCTACCGCCTGGTCACCACCCTCCTGGACCCGAAGGAGGCACCAGCCGCCGAACTCGCGGCACTCTACGTCCAGCGCTGGGAGATCGAGACCACCCTGGACGAGATCAAGACCCACCAGCGCGGCCCCAGGCTCGTCCTGCGCTCCAAGTACCCGTGGGGAGTCGAGCAGGAGGTCTACGGCCTCCTGCTCGTCCACTACGCGATCCGACAGCTGATGCACCAGGCCGCCCTGCACCAGGGCATCGACCCCGACCGGCTGTCCTTCACCCGCAGCCTGCGGGTTGTACGCCGCCAGGTACCCGCCCAGGCGGGACTTTCCCCCCGGCAGACTCGCCAGGGCACTCACCCGCACCCTGGCTGA
- a CDS encoding DUF6939 family protein yields MSIRVASRRRAMTSLTTAFPGAEIIDVTSRASEPWVRLSPFYPHGGIPVPYCDGVTSQSVEGIWQALKVFQESDVDPAKLRIPTMKGLKRTVRRHGPVQGHRTGLHGDQLLPYETARRRIYLPAYRWVLEHRVADLVDRLRDKKDVVLLDYTTNGDVTDPASPLSHAALIQLHIEGRWPDEGDTMLPTRSAIECAE; encoded by the coding sequence ATGTCGATCCGTGTTGCCAGCCGTCGCCGTGCGATGACGTCACTGACCACCGCATTCCCCGGCGCGGAGATCATCGACGTGACCTCCAGGGCATCCGAACCGTGGGTGCGGCTGAGCCCGTTCTACCCCCACGGCGGCATTCCCGTTCCCTACTGCGACGGCGTGACCAGCCAGTCCGTCGAAGGGATCTGGCAGGCCCTCAAGGTCTTCCAGGAGTCAGATGTCGACCCCGCCAAGCTCAGGATCCCCACGATGAAGGGGCTGAAGCGGACGGTGCGTCGACACGGCCCCGTCCAAGGCCACCGCACCGGTCTGCATGGCGACCAACTGCTGCCCTACGAGACCGCCCGGCGCCGGATCTATCTGCCGGCCTACCGATGGGTCCTCGAACACCGCGTCGCCGATCTGGTCGATCGGCTCCGCGACAAGAAGGATGTTGTACTCCTGGACTACACCACCAACGGCGATGTCACCGATCCCGCCAGCCCGCTCTCCCACGCCGCGCTCATCCAACTCCACATAGAAGGCCGCTGGCCCGATGAGGGTGACACGATGCTGCCGACGCGGTCAGCGATCGAATGCGCTGAGTGA
- a CDS encoding ricin-type beta-trefoil lectin domain protein — MAIALRKTLAVATLALTASFLPAGEAGAAHAAHSTPRTPGLYCLANTWQTPNVSTKPCNSTDLGQHWTLSGEQISLTNARGYCLANAWGTPGVSVKPCNPTDQGQYWTVSGEQISLTFAPAYCLANTWQTMNVSTKLCNVADPGQHWVIFNDQISLALA, encoded by the coding sequence ATGGCAATCGCACTCCGCAAGACGCTCGCCGTCGCCACGCTTGCGCTGACGGCCTCTTTCCTGCCGGCCGGTGAGGCTGGGGCCGCCCACGCCGCCCACTCGACCCCGCGCACCCCCGGTCTCTACTGCCTCGCCAACACCTGGCAGACCCCGAACGTCTCCACGAAGCCGTGCAACTCCACCGACCTCGGCCAGCACTGGACCCTCTCGGGAGAGCAGATCTCCCTCACCAATGCGCGAGGCTACTGCCTCGCCAACGCCTGGGGCACCCCGGGTGTCTCGGTGAAGCCGTGTAACCCCACCGACCAGGGGCAGTACTGGACCGTCTCCGGCGAACAGATCTCCCTCACCTTCGCCCCGGCCTACTGCCTCGCCAACACCTGGCAGACCATGAATGTCTCCACGAAGCTGTGCAACGTTGCCGACCCCGGGCAGCACTGGGTGATCTTCAATGACCAGATTAGTCTGGCGCTCGCCTGA